A window of the Hippoglossus stenolepis isolate QCI-W04-F060 chromosome 8, HSTE1.2, whole genome shotgun sequence genome harbors these coding sequences:
- the seh1l gene encoding nucleoporin SEH1 — protein MFVARSIAADHRDLIHDVSYDFHGRRMATCSSDQSVKVWDKSENGAWHCTASWKTHSGSVWRVTWAHPEFGQVLASCSFDRTAAVWEEIVGESNDKQRGLSHWIKRTTLVDSRTSVTDVKFAPKHMGLMLTTCSADGVVRIYEAPDVMNLSQWSLQHEISCKLSCSCISWNPSSSRAHPPMFAVGSDDSNVSYGGKVQIYEYNENTRKYAKAETLMTVTDAVHDIAFAPNLGRSFHVLAIATKDVRIFKLVPMRKDSTSTGPTKFEVQIMAQFDNHNSQVWRVSWNITSTLLASSGDDGCVRLWKANYMDNWKCTGILKGDGSPLTSSSGQPTAMSTIVGSSVQTPQNALNGMSAGRYFFPPLDSPRAGTRYGHLLPPSSLIEHCDAEPIQPQQQALPHRHSSRSLLTLPEAEGQ, from the exons ATGTTTGTAGCGCGTAGTATCGCTGCGGATCATAGAGATCTGATCCACGATGTGTCGTATGATTTCCACGGCCGGAGAATGGCAACGTGCTCCAGTGACCAAAGTGTTAAG GTTTGGGACAAAAGTGAAAATGGAGCGTGGCACTGCACAGCAAGCTGGAAG ACACACAGCGGTTCAGTGTGGAGAGTGACCTGGGCTCATCCAGAATTTGGGCAGGTTCTGGCTTCCTGCTCCTTTGACAGGACAGCTGCTGTGTGGGAAGAGATTGTAGGCGAGTCCAATGACAAACAGAGAGGATTGAGCCACTGG ATAAAGAGAACCACACTGGTGGACAGTAGAACTTCAGTGACTGATGTGAAATTTGCCCCCAAACACATGGGCCTGATGTTGACCACCTGCTCTGCGGATGGAGTGGTGAGGATTTACGAGGCTCCTGATGTGATGAACCTGAGTCAATGGTCCCTGCAGCACGAGATCTCCTGCAagctcagctgcagctgcatctcTTGGAATCCCTCCAG CTCTCGTGCACATCCGCCAATGTTTGCAGTGGGGAGTGACGACAGCAACGTGTCATACGGTGGGAAAGTTCAGATCTATGAGTACAATGAAAATACAAG GAAATATGCTAAAGCAGAGACGCTGATGACCGTCACTGATGCAGTCCATGACATTGCATTTGCTCCAAACCTGGGAAGATCCTTCCATGTCCTTGCCATAGCAACCAAAGATGTCCGAATCTTTAAGCTCGTTCCTATGAG GAAGGATAGCACCTCTACAGGACCCACAAAGTTTGAAGTGCAGATTATGGCTCAGTTTGACAACCACAACTCCCAGGTGTGGCGTGTGAGCTGGAACATCACCAGCACCCTGCTGGCCTCCTCTGGGGATGATGGCTGTGTGCGGCTCTGGAAAG CAAACTACATGGACAACTGGAAGTGCACGGGCATCCTGAAGGGAGACGGCAGCCCGCTCACCAGCTCATCTGGTCAGCCCACAGCCATGAGCACCATTGTGGGCTCCTCTGTTCAGACACCTCAGAATGCACTGAACGGGATGTCTGCAGGAAG GTATTTCTTTCCACCTTTGGATTCTCCCAGAGCAGGGACCAGGTATGGTCACttgctgcctccctcctccctcataGAGCACTGTGATGCTGAGCCCATTCAGCCTCAACAACAGGCTCTGCCCCACAGACACTCCTCTAGATCACTGCTGACCTTACCAGAGGCTGAAGGGCAGTGA